Below is a window of Cyanobacterium sp. T60_A2020_053 DNA.
ATCCTGATACCCATAGCGTCACCATTGAAGGTAAAACGCCCTTGCGTGGGCAACGGGTAATTGTGCCGGGTGATATTAGTTCGGCGGCTTTTTGGTTGGTGGCGGGCGCTATTATTCCTGATTCTGAGTTACTCATCGAAAATGTGGGAGTTAATCCCACTCGCACGGGTATTTTAGAAGCGTTACACATGATGGGCGCTGATATTACCCTCGAAAATAGGCGAGAAATGGCAGGTGAACCGGTGGCGGATTTACGGGTGAAATCCAGTCAGCTCAAAGGTTGTACCATCGAGGGCGACATCATTCCCCGTTTGATTGATGAGATTCCTATTTTAGCGGTAGCCAGTTGTTTTGCTGAGGGCATAACTATTATTAAAGATGCGGAAGAATTGCGCGTCAAAGAAAGTGATCGTTTAGCGGTGATGGCTTTAGAATTGGGCAAGATGGGCGCTAAAATTACGGAATTTGCCGATGGTATGGAAATTGTTGGTAAGGCTAGTTTGAAGGGCGCTGAATGTGATAGTTTTACGGATCATCGTATCGCCATGAGTCTTGCCATCGCAGGGTTGGGGGCTAGGGGGGAAACCGTGATTAATCGTGCTTCAGCCGCTTCCATTTCTTACCCTGCATTTGTTGATACTTTAAAACAAATCATCAACAATTGATAATTGATAATGAAAAACTACTAATTATCTCCCCCTTCTCCTCTGCTTCCCTTTCCTCCCCTGCTTCCCTTTCCTTCCCTTCCCCCCTGCCTAGTGAGAAAAAGAGGAGTAACTCATTTCTTGGGGAGTAAGATTTTTACTTTGTAGCAATACCCCAAAACCGCCTAAGCCTTCGGGATTAATCAATTCATGGAGTTGATTGCGACGATGCCAAATATCAGCGATGGATAAGTCGGGATTTTCTGACAGCGCCCTCAACCTCTCCCCTAATCCCAACGCCATCAAAAAAAGTGCTTGGGAAGTAAAACCAAGATTTTCTAAACCCTTTTTTGTGCCTGTAATTTCTAGGGCAGTGAAATTTACATGGGCAGTAATATCTTGTTTGCCAATATTGACATAAGGATTATTGTGGTGGCGATGCTGATAATAACATTTTAATGTCCCCTGACTGCGTTGGGGATGATAATATTTGGGGGCATGATAGCCATAATCAATGGTTAAAACATAACCTTTCTTTAGTTTTTGACTGATTTTGGTGACGAGGTGGAGGGCGCTGAGATTTACTTCCGTTTCATATCCTTCTGGGTAAGATTCATCTGTTAAATTAATTTTATTTTCTGCGAAATACTCTTTTATTTCTACGGTAGAAATGTGTTCGATTTCTTCTTTTATTTGGTTATCTTGATAAGTAACAAAAATTTCTTTTAATTGACCATCTTTTTTTACCACTTTATGAACAGGTAAAGCATCAAATAATTCGTTACTAAAAAAGCAACCTATGATGGAATTATCTTCTACATCTTCCCACGTCAACCAGCGCACTCCACCATGAGTAATATTTTCCTGTTGTCGCTTAATTAAAACGTTTGATTTTTCAATGATAATATAATTAATTAAACTGTAAATTGTTGGATATTTAGCTTGTAAATAATTTAAAATATTTTGAGCTAAATTGCCATTTCCAGCGCCCATCTCCACTATAGTAAACGGTTGATTAAACAGTTCAATCCACTGCTTAAACTGTTCAGCGATTAACTCCGCAAAATCATCAGCCACAGAAGCGGAAGTGAAAAAATCCCCTTGACTACCGATGTTAAAATCACGAGAATTATAATAACCATATTCAGGGTCATATAAACACATTTCCATATATTCAGCAAATGGTGAAGGGCGCTGGTTTATGGTAGCTAAAATTTTACTATATAAATTATCCGACATAGAAAAAGCATTACTGAATAGGTGGCTTAATGTAGGAAAAAAGAAACCAAATTATTGACTAAAATTAAGTCTTATCACAAATCCACTTGATCATTTACAGATTAGCATTTTAGTTCAATTTATTGAATGATCGGACTATTTGTCCCGTGTAATTCATTCCATGGTGGGTAAATTACAGCCTCTTCTTTAACAAGTATGACCACAGTTGATGATAGCATTTTTGATTTCACTTTCGACAGCGCCCGTCACCACTGACACAGTTTTATCAGCAACATTAACAGTAACTTCCGCTTGGGCATCAACATTTTTAATGGCTTTGGTGATTGTTTCGCCACATACTTCACACGCAATACTAGGAACTTTAATAATCATCAAATTTACCTTAATCGTTTTAGGGAAAGTATATCAAAGTAATGGTCAAAAGGGCAAAGGGCAATGGAGGGAAAAAGTGAAGCAGGGGAGATCATAATTTATAATTCATAACGAGAGTTTAAGAAATTATTAACAATGATTACGAAAGAATGTTAAAATACACTTGCCTTTGGTAATTATTGTGCAACAATCCCTAATCGTTAGCCCTGACAGAAAAAATGACTTCAACCCATCACCAATCAACCTCCTCAGAATTATTCAGCCACGATAAACCAGAGGAAGCCTGTGGCGTATTTGGTATCTATGCACCAAATGAAACAGTCGCCAAACTAACTTACTTTGGACTCTATGCGCTTCAACATCGAGGGCAAGAATCCGCAGGAATTGCCACTTTTGATGGAAATAACTGCTACTCTTATAAAGATATGGGCTTGGTGTCTCAGGTGTTTAGCGAATCTATTTTAGCTAATTTAACGGGTCAAATTGCTGTAGGTCATACTCGTTATTCTACCACTGGTTCTAGCTTACAGGCTAACGCTCAACCTGCTGTCATTGATACTCGTTTAGGGAAACTAGCCTTAGCACACAACGGTAATTTAGTCAACACTGTTGATTTAAGGGCAGAATTAATCAATCGTAATTGTAAATTCATTACCACCACTGACTCGGAAATGATTGCCATTATGATCGGTAATGAAGTGGATCAGGGCAAAGGATGGCTAGAGGCAGCCATCAGTTCTTTTCAATGGTGTAAAGGCGCTTATAGTTTAGTTATTGGCACTCCTGACGGGATTATGGGGGCGCGTGACCCGAATGGTATTCGCCCTTTGGTCATTGGTTGTTTGAATGAGGAGACGGGCGCCCTCCGTTATGTGTTGGCTTCGGAGACTTGCGCTTTGGATATTATCGGCGCTGAATATCTGCGCGATGTAGAACCGGGTGAAGTAGTTTGGATTAATGATACTGGTTTATCTTCCTTCCATTGGGCAAAACCAGATCAAAAATTATGCGTATTTGAAATGATTTATTTTGCTCGTCCTGACAGTATCATGAGCAATGAAAGTTTATACGCCTACCGTTTACGATTAGGAGAGCAATTAGCCAAAGAATCCTTAGTGGATGTAGATTTTGTTATGGGTGTGCCAGATTCTGGTATTCCTGCCGCCATCGGTTACTCTCGCCATAGTGGCATTACTTATCAAGAAGGCTTGATCAAAAATCGCTACGTTGGCAGAACTTTTATTCAGCCCACCCAACACATGAGAGAACATGGTATCAAAATGAAATTAAATCCTCTCAAGGATGTATTAGAAAATAAAAGAATTTTAATCATCGATGATTCTATCGTCAGAGGTACAACTAGCCGAAACATAGTTAAAGCGTTAAGGGATGCGGGCGCTACGGAAGTGCATATGCGTATTTCTTCTCCTCCTGTGACTCATCCTTGTTTTTATGGTATTGATACCGATAGCCAAGACCAATTAATCGGTGCGAAGATGTCTGTAGAAGGAATTAGACAACAAATCGGCGTTGATACCCTTGCCTATCTTTCCGAAGAAGGAATGTTAAAAGTAACAAAAGAAAATCCTGCTCATTTCTGTACAGCTTGTTTTAATGGCAATTACCCTATTACGATTCCCGATGAAGTCAAAAAAGCTAAATTAGTTTTGGAAAGTGTCTAAATAGGGTTTGATAAAAAATAGCCTTTTTTTAACTGTATATCGGGCTTCTAGCCCGAATGAAGATTGTATCCCGGCATTTCGCAACAACTTTAATATAGTGTTTCGATGGAGTGCGCTAAGTCAAAGTCTTTTTGGGTGATACCACCTTCATCATGGGTAGTGAGATGAATGGTAACTCGATTGTAAGAAATATAAATGTCGGGATGGTGGAGGGCGCCCTCCGCTGGTGCCACTAAACGATCAACAAAATCAATAGCTTCTGGAAAATTTTTAAACTCAAAAGTGCGGGTAATGTGATTACCGTTAGTCATCCAGTTAGATAGATTAGCTAACTTCTGTCTGATTTCTACTTCGTTTAAAACCATAAAATCCTCTGTTTTTTTGCTTATGGTTTCATTGTACCTTTATTTTTAAGAGGGAAACTGAATTAAAATTTCTGACGTTGCTAAATTTAGATATGATTTTTCATTGAGATGGGGAATAGTTATCGTGTTTTTACTGCTATATGCTTATAGTAATTCAAAAATATTTCATACTATTATTAAGCAACACTTTACTTTTTATTTGTTAAAAGCGCCCTTCTGATACGTTTATGCAGAATAAAACGGCATATACCGTAATAAACTGCAATAGCATTTGAGTAAAATACTCAAAAGGAGGTATCCCTCAAAGCCTTAAAAAATATTTTTAAGACACTTATGTTATCTGATTTAACAGACTGCTTCACCCACGGAAGCGTTAATAGTATTACTATCCTATTTTTGTAAGGTACTTCCCCAAAAGGGGCAACCAAAATCTCCCTTTATCGTACATCAAATATTACTTTTCTGAAACCGAAATCGAATACTTTCACAAACTTTTTATTTATTTGTCCTTTTATGTCATTTTAGATCCGTTTATATAGAAAATCTAAGATTTAGTAAATCTCTCTATGAAATGCCATGAAAACTGACAAGCTATTTTACCGCATCTTTTTAAACCAACCCTCTTTAATTTCCGAATTATTACCAGAGATTCCCACTGAGTGCCAATTTGACTATAGTGCGCCCGTCGTCAAGGAAAAGGAATTTCGTTTAGCTTCTTCGGCTCTGTTGCCCCACACTGTATTTTTCAACAAAAACACCCACAAAATCAGTGTGGGATGAATTGCCGTCCAGATTTATGATATAATTCTATTAATCGGTGCTAGAGAGATGTAGCCGTAGTCGGCGAACTCCCCGTTGTAGAAAGGCTAGAGACTACCTATCAATTAATTAATTGATAGCCCCAATGCTTCACTGTTCCTCTTGTAAGCAATAAGCGTAAATGAACAAAGGCGGGTGAAAAACTAAAAAATTAAAAGACCTTCGGAACGAGGGATAAAGCCTACCGCCTGAAAGTAAGACTCGTTACTTCTCGGAGTAAAAAGCATTTCTTTGGGTAGGAAGCCTACACCATAATCTTTGATTTGGTGTATGGTAGTTCACATGGATTATTAACTCCCCTAGAGAATGATAATTTACCATTAATATTTTTAGAAGCACAAATGCAAAAAGATACCGATTTTTATAGTCGATATTTTGGGGCAATTTTTATTTATCTCCATCAATATAAAATAGTCAGAGATTGGCGAGGATTATTGATTTTAAATAATCGTAATCAAAATC
It encodes the following:
- the aroA gene encoding 3-phosphoshikimate 1-carboxyvinyltransferase, encoding MISTNTQDQLIINPRNPHLRGKITVPGDKSISHRALMLGAIAEGITTIEGLLLGEDPQSTAKCFQGMGAKISPLNTEKVTVEGIGTNGLQEPINVLDAGNSGTTMRLMLGLLASQPDKFFTITGDDSLRSRPMSRVIKPLQQMGAVIYGRQNNQNAPLAVMGQNLQPIHYHSPIPSAQVKSCVLLAGLMSEGLTTVTEPALSRDHSERMLRAFGANLTINPDTHSVTIEGKTPLRGQRVIVPGDISSAAFWLVAGAIIPDSELLIENVGVNPTRTGILEALHMMGADITLENRREMAGEPVADLRVKSSQLKGCTIEGDIIPRLIDEIPILAVASCFAEGITIIKDAEELRVKESDRLAVMALELGKMGAKITEFADGMEIVGKASLKGAECDSFTDHRIAMSLAIAGLGARGETVINRASAASISYPAFVDTLKQIINN
- a CDS encoding amidophosphoribosyltransferase, which encodes MTSTHHQSTSSELFSHDKPEEACGVFGIYAPNETVAKLTYFGLYALQHRGQESAGIATFDGNNCYSYKDMGLVSQVFSESILANLTGQIAVGHTRYSTTGSSLQANAQPAVIDTRLGKLALAHNGNLVNTVDLRAELINRNCKFITTTDSEMIAIMIGNEVDQGKGWLEAAISSFQWCKGAYSLVIGTPDGIMGARDPNGIRPLVIGCLNEETGALRYVLASETCALDIIGAEYLRDVEPGEVVWINDTGLSSFHWAKPDQKLCVFEMIYFARPDSIMSNESLYAYRLRLGEQLAKESLVDVDFVMGVPDSGIPAAIGYSRHSGITYQEGLIKNRYVGRTFIQPTQHMREHGIKMKLNPLKDVLENKRILIIDDSIVRGTTSRNIVKALRDAGATEVHMRISSPPVTHPCFYGIDTDSQDQLIGAKMSVEGIRQQIGVDTLAYLSEEGMLKVTKENPAHFCTACFNGNYPITIPDEVKKAKLVLESV
- a CDS encoding 4a-hydroxytetrahydrobiopterin dehydratase, which gives rise to MVLNEVEIRQKLANLSNWMTNGNHITRTFEFKNFPEAIDFVDRLVAPAEGALHHPDIYISYNRVTIHLTTHDEGGITQKDFDLAHSIETLY
- a CDS encoding cation transporter, with product MIIKVPSIACEVCGETITKAIKNVDAQAEVTVNVADKTVSVVTGAVESEIKNAIINCGHTC
- a CDS encoding class I SAM-dependent methyltransferase, which translates into the protein MSDNLYSKILATINQRPSPFAEYMEMCLYDPEYGYYNSRDFNIGSQGDFFTSASVADDFAELIAEQFKQWIELFNQPFTIVEMGAGNGNLAQNILNYLQAKYPTIYSLINYIIIEKSNVLIKRQQENITHGGVRWLTWEDVEDNSIIGCFFSNELFDALPVHKVVKKDGQLKEIFVTYQDNQIKEEIEHISTVEIKEYFAENKINLTDESYPEGYETEVNLSALHLVTKISQKLKKGYVLTIDYGYHAPKYYHPQRSQGTLKCYYQHRHHNNPYVNIGKQDITAHVNFTALEITGTKKGLENLGFTSQALFLMALGLGERLRALSENPDLSIADIWHRRNQLHELINPEGLGGFGVLLQSKNLTPQEMSYSSFSH